In Sedimentibacter sp. MB31-C6, one genomic interval encodes:
- a CDS encoding GNAT family N-acetyltransferase, whose amino-acid sequence MKKIVETQRLIIREIIPKDIEYIYKIESNRDIIKYIPNSRLMTFNECKRQIKRNIKKYKTSKIGSWAVVLKSNNEVIGITQLTKSKIIKGIELGTKILPEYWGMGYATELSEAIIQYGLYQLNLKDIIAVTDDNNVGAKKSLENIGMRLIEKKYKNRTKLAYYCANKDYIDSIIFNQSEEIQEIARKCK is encoded by the coding sequence TTGAAAAAGATAGTTGAAACACAAAGATTGATAATTAGGGAAATCATACCAAAAGATATTGAATATATTTATAAAATAGAAAGCAATAGAGATATTATTAAATATATTCCAAATAGTAGATTAATGACATTTAATGAATGTAAACGTCAAATTAAAAGAAATATAAAAAAATATAAAACCAGTAAAATTGGTAGTTGGGCAGTTGTATTGAAGAGTAACAATGAAGTTATAGGTATTACCCAATTAACGAAATCAAAAATTATAAAAGGAATAGAACTAGGTACTAAAATATTACCAGAATATTGGGGGATGGGTTATGCAACAGAGTTGAGCGAAGCAATAATACAATATGGATTATATCAATTAAATTTAAAAGATATAATAGCTGTTACAGATGATAATAATGTTGGAGCAAAAAAATCTCTAGAGAATATAGGTATGAGATTAATAGAAAAGAAATATAAAAACAGAACCAAATTGGCTTATTATTGTGCAAATAAAGATTATATTGATAGCATTATTTTTAATCAATCTGAAGAAATCCAAGAGATTGCTAGAAAATGTAAATAA